CCACCTCGGCCAAAGCCAGGAACGATGACGCGGTCCGCGTGGGCCGTGTCCCGAATGGTTCCTGGCGGAAGCCCCGACTTCTCGATCTGACGGCCGAACTCCTGCAAGGCCGCGCGAGCATCCTGCACGCTCGAGAAACCGGCCCGTTCAACCGCACGTTCCGCCGCGTGCGGCATGTTGCTGTTGACCACCTTATCAACGTGGATATCCGACGCGCCTCCTGTCAACTCGCCCGTGACATGACCGTTGCCTCGGCCATCTCCGGCCGACATCGCGACCGCGTTGGGGGCGAGGGTGATCGTGACAGCCTCGGCACTCATGACAACCGTCTCGACCACCCCCACTGCCGCGAGGCGGAGGCCCATCTGCGTCTCGGCCTGCGCCGCCGCTTGCATCGCGCCGGGCAGCGTCGGCACCTTCGCCGCCAACCCCGGCGCCGTGTTGCCGAGAGCCACCGTGGCCAGCATGGCGAACGCACGCGCCCCGTTGCGGCCCATGACCTTGCCGTACCGCTCCCCGGCCTCGCGCAGCTCGTTGAACGTGACGGCCCGATCTGCCTCGTCCATCAGCCGCTTGAAGCCCACGACGAGGCCCCAGAAGGTATCGACGCCCACGTAGGAGATGAGTGTGGCGGTCATCACCGCCGCGAGGCCCTTGGAGACCGTCACGTCGGGAATCGAGATGAGGACCATGTACGTCGTCCAGGTCCAAAGCACCGCCGCCACCATGGCGTGTGGATCGGCCATGTCCTTGAACGCCTCCAGCATCTCGTCGAGCACGGCGCCATTGGCGAGGGCCAGGGCTAAAGCGAAACGGCCGTCCCCGTTGACGATGGGGCTCTCCGTCAGCAGGCGCAGACAGTCTCCAGGCCTGCCGGTGCGCTCGCACCAGCGCAGGTAGGCGCGAGTCAACTCCACATCTGCCGCCGGTGGTGTCCCCTCCAGATCTTCGTCCGGCCCGAGCGAAGTGATGCGGCGGCTGCGTGTCTCGTACGTGTACGAACCACTCCGCATCTCGACCTCGAACAACTTCCGGGCGGATTCCTGGGGCCGAGTGGAGAGCCGAACCTCCCTGGCACGCTTCGCCACGGCCTCCTTGAACTCGTTGCCGTTCAACTTCACCGGCTCGGCACCGGGGAGTGGTGTAAAAACGAGAGTATCGGCTTGGCCTGTGTCCAGGCGCACGACCCGAGAAGCGGTAGCACACCCTGCGAGGACCACCAGTAACACCGCCGCCCAACCCAGCTTCATGGGAATTCCCCCCTGATGATGACCGCCCCTGATGGGTAGTCACTCCAATTGGGTACCCTGCTGGTCTGACAACTCCCGGTGTCCACCGCTCTCGGCGGCATCATTCGAGGGGATCATCAAGAGCGCCCGTGCTGCGGCATGAGGACCTTGGCGGGTCATCCCCGCTGACGTGATGGCTGATCGGCCAGCTCGTCTTCATCCGTCCCAGCGGTGGCGCGTTGCCCGATGTGATCTCCTCAGCGGCCTTCTTGGCCTCCTGGGCATGGGCCACGTAGGCGGCCGGGCCGCGCCGAAAGAGGGCCAGCCAGGCGAGCGCATCCTTCTCGTTGCCCCTGGCGTCCCCTGTGGTATAGAGCCGCCCGTGGTCGCGCGTCCGAGTCCTCCCACTCGCCCGCATTCAGTAGTTGCATGTCGGCGGGAGGAGAAGTAGAAGGGCGCCGCTATTACCTGATGGCCAGGTAGCTCACCTGGTTAGAGCGGCGGTCTCATAATCCGCAGGTAGTCGGTTCAAGTCCGACCCTGGCCAAGGCCCCGGAGTCACTCCCTGAGTGATTCCGGGGTTTTCTTTTGCCCTGAGCGTTCGTACGGCGCTCCTCCCCCGAGCGGGCGTCAGGGCCTCCGCCTTCCGCGACTGGAACGCGGCGCGTCCTCCGGAAGTGGAAGTGGCGCCCCCCTCCTCGCCGATTTCCCCCAGCTGGACGCACTGGACCTCATCCCGCACCGCTGCTGGACCGGCCCTGCCTCCATGGGGCAAGGTAACGCCTGATCAGGAACGATTTCGAGAAGCCGAAAAGGATGTGGCATGTCTGAAAGCCGCTTTTTCCGATTTTCCCGTTGGGACATCCTGAACGTCGCGGTCATTCCTTTACATACGGCGATCTATCTCACGCTCGCGTATGAGTACAAAAGGCTGTCCCCGGTCGCGCTCGTGGCCTTGATCCCGGTGCTGTTCGCGATGTCACTGCAGAACGGTGGCGCGAACCACAACCACTACCACACGCCGTTCTTCCGGGCGCGCTGGCTGAACGTGGCCACCAGCATGGGCTTCTCCATGGGGGGCAATCCAAAGACAATCTACAATCTGGCCCATGGGCTTCACCATGCCACCGTGGGCGAATGGAACGACGCCTCCGTCCTCGCCATCCTCGGTGTCAAGCGGCCGCTCCACCAGCAACTCCTCGCGTACGTGACGTTCGTGTTCGAGTCCCTCGGCGCGAAGTATCTGATCCTCCTGATCCTCCTCAAGCGATGGCCCGTCGAGCGCCTGGCCGCGTTCGCGGCGCCCAAGACTCCGGAATCGGCGCTCCACATCTTCAAACGGATGCAGGACCCCACCGTCCGCCGGGCCGTGATGCTCGATGTCGCGGCCTGGGCTGGCTTCCGCCTGGTGCTGTGCTTGATCGATTGGCGGTTCTTCTTCTTCTATTTCCTCCCGGTGACCTATCTCATCGGCGCGCTGCGCCAGGCCGAAAACTACATCCAGCACTGGGGTGCGACCGATCCCAGCGACAAGAAGCGGGACTCGGTCAGCTGCTACGGAACCCTGTACAACCTGCTGACGTTCAACCTCGGCTACCACCAGGAACATCACCTGCGCCCGGCGGTCCACTGGCTGAAGCTCCCGGCCTTGACCGCGGAGCTTCCGGCGGATCGGCGGATCGTTCCGCTGATCCACTACGTCAACCTGCCAATCTTCTACCCGGAGGTGGCCGCTGGGCTCGCGGCGAAGCGAGCCCAGGGCCAGGCGCTCACGGTGCCCGAAGGAGTCGTCGGAGCGACGGGCCTGCCGAACGAAGCATCGAGTAGTGATCCCCAGGCACCGGCTCGATCGTGACGGCGCCCTGAATCCAGTCGGCCCACGGATGCGCGGAGCCTGAGTTCTCGGGACGCAGCAGGACGAGGTCGCTGGCCAGCCTCTGGGAGGGGCGGTACGTCACCAGCGCGCGGCGGTTCGCTTCGAACACCGCCACGCGCGCGTTCAGTTGCTCCGTCGTCAGCTCGAGCGGGACCAGGCCCTCCTTCCGGGCGGCCTGGAGCGCGATCGCCTCCCGATCCTCGTGGGCGATGAGCTGGCGGATCTCGTCCGCCGTCCACGGCAGCGGTGTTCCGCGCGAGCGCGCGAGGTCGGCGAGGTACTCGCCCAACGGCCAGTGCTGGTCACGGGCCTCGGCGTGAGCCTCGGGTGAGGACGGATCGAGCAGGACCAGGAGATCCACGCGCTGCCCCAACGCCACGAGCTGGCGGGCCATCTCGAACGCGACGACACCGCCCATCGACCAGCCGCCGAGCCGGAAGGGGCCTTCCGGCTGAACCTCGCGCATCTCCTTGATGTACTGCGAGGCCATCGCCTCCACGGTGTCGAGCGGCCCCTCCGCACCGTCCAAGCCTCTCGCCTGGAACGCGTACACGGCCTGTTCGTCGGACAGCTGGCGTGCGAGTGCCATGTACGGCGAGACACCGCCGCCCACCGCGTGAACGAGGAACAGGGGCCGCTGGGGACCCGAACGAAGCTCGATGGGATTCGTCGTGGAGTCAGGCTCGGGCAGCGCGTCCATCCGCGCCACCAGGCTCGCGGGCGTTGGAGCCTCGAACAGATCCTTGATGGAAAGCCGGCCTCCGAGTTCCCGGATGATGCGCGCCATGAGCTGCGCCGCGAGCAGCGAGTGGCCCCCCAGATCGAAGAAGTTGTCCTGCATCCCGACGTGCTCGACCTTCAACACCTCCTGCCAGATGCGCACGAGCGACCTTTCGGTCGAAGTGCTCGGAGTCACGTAGTTGGTGACGGGGCTGGTGGGTTCGGGGGCGGGCAGCGCCTTGCGATCCACCTTGCCGCTGGGCGTCAGGGGCAGGGCCTCCAGCACGACGAAGGCCGAGGGCACCATGTACTCGGGCAACTTCTCGTGGAGGCGCGAGCGCAGGGCACCCACCTCCACCGCCTCCGGGCCACCTCGCGCCACCACGTAGGCCACCAGCCGCTTGTCACCGGTGGCCCCCTCTCGCGCGACCACCACCGCCTGCTGCACGGCGGGGTGCTGCTCCAGCGTCGCCTCGATCTCGCCCAGCTCGATGCGCAGGCCGCGCACCTTCACCTGGAAGTCGGCGCGCCCCAGGTACTCGATGTTGCCGTCCGGCAACCAGCGGGCCACGTCACCCGTGCGGTACAGCCGCGCCCCCGGCGTGTCGCCGAAGGCATCCGGGATGAAGCGCTCGGCCGTCAGCTCCGGCCGGGCGAAATAGCCGCGCCCCACCTGCACCCCCCCGATGAACAGCTCCCCGGGCACGCCGAGGGGAACCGGCCGCAGGTGCGCATCCAGCAGGCGGATCTGCGTATTGGCCAGGGGCCGGCCAATGGGCACCGAGCGCCGCGGCTCGTCCGGCACGCACGTGTACCAGGTGACGTCCACGGCGGCCTCGGTGGGGCCGTAGAGGTTGTGCAGCCCGGCCCAGGGCAGCCGCCGCTGGCAACGCTCGGCGAGTTCCAGCGGCAGGGCCTCGCCACTGATCACCATGCGTCGCAGTGAGGTGCACTGCTCCACCGAGGGCTCCTCCAGGAAGACCTGGAGCATGGAGGGCACGAAATGCACGGTGGTGATGCCGGTCTCGGCGATGAGCCGCGCCAGGTAGGCGGGCTCCTGGTGTCCACGCGGCCGCGCGATGACGAGCCGCGCGCCCGTCATCAGCGGCCAGAAGAACTCCCAGACGGACACGTCGAAGCTGAAGGGGGTCTTCTGGAGGACGATGTCACCCGGCCGCAGATCGAACGTCTGCTGCATCCACAACAGCCGGTTCACCACCCCGCGGTGGGCATTCATGGCGCCCTTCGGCCTGCCGGTGGAGCCGGAGGTGAAGATGACATAGGCCAGGGCGTCGGCGGTGGCGAGCGGCGGCGGCGCATGCCGTGGCTGGAAGGCGACCTCGTCCCACCGTGTGTCCAGGCAGAGCAGCCGGGCTTCATGGGGCGGCAGGCGCGGCAGCAGCCGCTCCTGGGCCAGCAACACCCCGGGACGCGCGTCCTCGAGCATCCAGGTCAGTCGCTGCGCCGGATGGTCGGGGTCGAGCGGAACATAGGCTCCACCCGCCTTCAGCGTGGCGAGCAGGGCCACCACCATCTCCAGGGAGCGCTCCAGGAAGAGGCCCACGCGCACCTCCGGGCCCACGCCCCACGAGCGCAGGTGCCACGCGAGCTGATTGGCTCGCGCGTCGAGCTGCCGATAGGTGAGGTGCTCGTCACCGAAGACGAGTGCCACCGCGTCCGGCGTGCGCTCCACCTGGGCTTCGATGAACGTGTGGAGGCAGGCGTCACGCGGGTAGTCGGCCCGCGCCCCGTTCCACCCGGTGAGGATCTGCTGGCGCTCTTCCGCGACGAGGAGGGGGAGCTCGGAGAGGCGCACGTCGGGGTGGGCGACAGCACCTTCGAGGAGCGTATGAAGGTGGGCCAGCAGGCGGGAGATGGTGGATGCGTCGAAGAGGGCGGAGCAGTACTCGGCGGTGAGGTGGAACCCGTCGGGCTGCTCGGCGACGATGAGGGTGAGATCGAACTTGGCGGTGCCACCCTCCACCGGCAGGGGCTCCACGAGGAGTCCTGGGAGGTGGGCGGCGGGAAGCGGCGCGTTCTGAAGCGTGAACATCACCTGGAACACGGGCGAGCGGCTCATGTCCCGAGGCACGTTGAGCGCCTCCACCACCTTCTCGAAGGGCAGATCCTGGTGGGCGTAGGCCCCCAGCGTCGCCTCCTTCACCCGCCCCACCAACTGCGCGAAGCTCGGCTCACCCGACAAATCCGTGCGCAGCGCCAGCGTGTTCACGAAGAAGCCAATCAACGGCTCCGTCTCCGCCCGCGTGCGGTTGGCGATGGGCGTGCCCACCACCACTTCCCGCTGGTTGCTGTAGCGGCCCAGCAGCACCGAGAACGCCGACAGCAACGTCATGAACGGGGTGGCGCCTAGCTTCTGGCTCAGCGCGTCGAGTCCCGCTGACAGTTCCTGGCCCAGCGCTCGCTTGAGGCTGGCTCCGTTGAACGTCTGCACGGGCGGACGCGGCTTGTCCGTCGGCAGCTCCAACGCCGTCGGCGCCCCCTCCAGGTGCCTCTTCCAGTACCCCACCTGCCTGTCCAGCTCCGCTCCCGACAGCCATCCCCTCTGCCACACCGCGTAGTCCGTGTACTGGATGGCCAGCGGCTCCAGAGGCGAGGGTCGGCCCTGGGCGAACGCCTCGTACAGCTCCATCACCTCGCGCACCAACACGCCCAGCGACCACGCGTCGCTCACGATGTGATGCATCGTGAAGAGCAGCACGTGCTCCTGCTCCGACACCTCCAGCAGGCGCGCTCTCACCAACGGCCCGTTCTTCAAGTCGAACGGCGTCTTCGCCTCGCGCTCCGCCTCGGCCCTCACCCGGGCCCGTGGGTCCGCCACTCCGCGCAAGTCCTCTCGTACCAGGCCTCCCAGCGGCTCCTGGTGCGGCACGACCACCACCCTGCCCTCCCCATCCTGGGCGAACGTCGTCCGCAGCGACTCGTGCCGGCTCATCACCTCCCACAAGCTCCTCGCCAGTGCGTCGGCCTCCAGCTTCCCTTCCAGCCGCAGCGCCGCCGGGATGTTGTATGCCGCGCCCCCCGGCTCCAGCTGATCCAGGAACCACAGGCGCTCCTGGGCGAACGACGCCGGCACCGGGCCCCCGCTGGCCGCCCCCGCGACAATCGGCGGGGCCACGGTGCTCCCCGCCCCCTCGCTCTCGAGCCGCGTCGCGAGCTGCTCCACCGTGGGTGCCTCGAAGAGCGCACGCAGCTCCAGCTCGATGCCCAGCGTCTTGCGAATCCGGGATACCACCTGCGTCGCGAGCAACGAGTGGCCTCCCAACTCGAAGAAGTTGTCGTGGACTCCCACCCGCTCGACCTTCAGCACCTCCTGCCAGACGCGAGCGAGTGACACCTCTCCCGGCGTCCTCGGCGCCACATACTCACTCGCCAGGCCCGCCTCATCCGGCATCGGCAACGCCCGCCGGTCGATCTTCCCGCTGGGCGTCAGCGGCATCCGCTCCAACACCGCGAACGCGCTCGGCACCATGTACTCCGGCAGCCGCTGCTTCAACCCCTCGCGCAGCTCCGAGATCTGCAGCGACACGCCCGGCTTCGGGACGACATACCCGACCAGTTGCTTCAGCCCCGGCCTGTCCTCTCTCGCCACCACCGTGGCCGTGCCGACCGAGTCGATTGCCATGAGGGCGGCTTCGACCTCCGCGAGCTCGATGCGGAAGCCTCGCACCTTCACCTGATGGTCGGAGCGCCCGAGGAACTCGATGCTGCCATCGGGCAGGTACCGCGCCACGTCTCCCGTCCGGTACATGCGCGCGCCAGGCGCCTCGCTGAACGGGTTCGGCAGGAAGCGGTCGGCGGTCAAATCCCCTCGCTGCCAGTAGCACCGCGCCAGGTGCACGCCCGCGATGTACAAGTCTCCGCGCACGCCAACGGGCACCGGCTCCAGGTGACCGTCCAGCACGTACATCTGCGTGTTGAAGAGGGGCTTTCCAATCGGCGGCAGCTTGGGCCACTGCGTCGGGTCGCCCTCGAGTCGATGCCCGGTGACGAAGTGCGTCTCGGTGGGGCCATACTGGTTGTGCAGCAGCGAGCCCGGCAACTGCCGGAACAGCCCCACCACCTCGGGCGTCACCTGCAATTGCTCGCCTCCGCAGACGACCTCCCGCAGGTACGTCCGCGAGGCCCTCTCCCCCGCGGCCTCGGCGATACCCCGCAGCGCCACGAAGGGAATGAAGATTCGCGCCACCTCGTCCCGCACCAGCACGTCCACCAGACGGCGCGGGTCCCGGCGCGTCTCCTCGCTCACGAGCACGAGCGTGCCGCCCGCCGCCCACGTCGAGAGCATCTCGTCGAAGGAGACGTCGAAGCTCAGCGGGGAGAACTGCAGGGTGCGGTCCCCCGGGCCCAGCTTCGACTCGGTGAGCTGCCATTGCACGAGGTTCGTCAGCGTCTCATGGGTGAGCGCCGCCCCCTTCGGACGTCCCGTCGAGCCCGACGTGTACAGCACGTAGCACAGCCCCGAGGTGTCCACCTGCAGGGGGAGATCCGCGTCGGACTCGCGCCACACCTCGGCGCAGTCATCCAGGCAGATGATGTGCGCATCGCTTCCCTCCACCCGCTCGCGGAGCGACGTCTGCGTCACGAGCACCGGCGCGCGCGCATCCTCCGCCATGAAGCGCAGCCGCTCGGCGGGATAGGTCGGATCCAGCGGAACATAGGCCGCGCCCGCCTTGAGGATTCCAAGCACCGCGATGGGGACCTCGAGCGACCGTTCGAGGCACATGCCCACGAGCGAGTGCGGAGTGACGCCAAGCTTCTGGAGGTAGCGGGCCAGCTGATTCGAGCGACGGTGCAGCTGCGCGTACGTCATCGACTTCTCGTCGAAGATCGCGGCGAGCACCTCGGGGAAGCGATGCGCCGCCTCTTCGAAGAGCGCGTGCACCGGAAGGTTCCGGAAGTCTGTCGCCGTCGCGTTCCACTCGCCGACAATCTTGCGCCGTTCTTCCCTGGACAGGAGCGGCACGGCGTACACGGACGTGTCGGAACGGACCAGGACGCCTTCGATGAACCTTTCGAAGTGGCTCGCGAGGCTCTCGATGAAGGATGGCTCGAAGAGGTCCGAGTTGAACTCCCAATGGGTGGCGTACCCGGCCCGGGTGGGCGCGATGTAGAGCATCAGATCGAACTTCGACGTGCCGGAGTCGGCGTGAAGCGGGCTCACCCGGAGCTCTGGAAGCGCGAAGTCGGTCTCCGATGCATTCTGAAGCGTGAACATCACCTGGAACACGGGCGAGCGGCTCATGTCCCGAGGCACGTTGAGCGCCTCCACCACCTTCTCGAAGGGCAGATCCTGGTGGGCGTAGGCCCCCAGCGTCGCCTCCTTCACCCGCCCCACCAACTGCGCGAAGCTCGGCTCGCCCGACAAATCCGTGCGCAGCGCCAGCGTGTTCGCGAAGAAGCCAATCAACGGCTCCGTCTCCGCTCGCGTGCGGTTGGCGATGGGCGTACCCACCACCACCTCCCGCTGGTTGCTGTAGCGGCCCAGCAGCACCGAGAACGCCGACAGCAACGTCATGAACGGGGTGGCGCCCAGCTTCTGGCTCAGCGCGTCGATGCCCGCTGACAGCTCCTGGCCCAGCGCTCGCTTGAGGCTCGCTCCGTTGAACGTCTGCACGGGTGGACGCGGCTTGTCCGTCGGTAGCTCCAGCGCCGCTGGTGCCCCCTCCAGGTGTCTCTTCCAGTACCCCACCTGCCTGTCCAGCTCCGCTCCCGACAACCACCTCCTCTGCCACACCGCGTAGTCCGCGTACTGGATGGCCAGCGGCTCGAGCGGCGAGGCACGGCCCTGGGCGAACGCCTCGTACAGCTCCATCACCTCGCGCACCAGCACGCCCAGCGACCACGCGTCGCTCACGATGTGATGCATCGTGAAGAGCAGCACGTGCTCCTGCT
Above is a window of Cystobacter fuscus DNA encoding:
- a CDS encoding fatty acid desaturase family protein, translated to MSESRFFRFSRWDILNVAVIPLHTAIYLTLAYEYKRLSPVALVALIPVLFAMSLQNGGANHNHYHTPFFRARWLNVATSMGFSMGGNPKTIYNLAHGLHHATVGEWNDASVLAILGVKRPLHQQLLAYVTFVFESLGAKYLILLILLKRWPVERLAAFAAPKTPESALHIFKRMQDPTVRRAVMLDVAAWAGFRLVLCLIDWRFFFFYFLPVTYLIGALRQAENYIQHWGATDPSDKKRDSVSCYGTLYNLLTFNLGYHQEHHLRPAVHWLKLPALTAELPADRRIVPLIHYVNLPIFYPEVAAGLAAKRAQGQALTVPEGVVGATGLPNEASSSDPQAPARS